The following are encoded together in the Meriones unguiculatus strain TT.TT164.6M chromosome 16, Bangor_MerUng_6.1, whole genome shotgun sequence genome:
- the Tbc1d8 gene encoding TBC1 domain family member 8 isoform X4, with translation MWLKPEEVLLKNALKLWVTQKSSCYFVLQRRRGHGEGGGRLTGRLVGALDTVLDSSARVAPFRILLQVPGSQVYSPIACGATLEEINQHWDWLEQNLLHTLSVFDNKDDIASFVKGKVKALIAEETSSRLAEQEEEPEKFREALVKFEARFSFPEAEKLVTFYSCCCWKGRVPRQGWLYLSINHLCFYSFFLGKELKLVIPWVDVQKLERTSNVFLTDTIRVTTQNKERDFSTFLNLDEVFKIMEQLADVTLRRLLDNEVFDLDPDLQEPSQITKRDLEARAQNEFFRAFFRLPRRERLHAVVECSLWTPFSRRHTAGRMFSSDSYICFASREDGCCNVVLPLREVVSIEKMEDTSLLPNPIIVSIRSKMAFQFIELKDRENLVEGLLLRLKQVHANHPARYDASPSDDMASPVFYSTSICSDKFGDLEMVSSRSSEEGEKEKSPRPHPEPLTAGFQHSGSQSPDSSLSREQIKISLWNDHFAEYGRTVCMFRTEKIRKLVAMGIPESLRGRLWLLFSDAVTDLASHPGYYGTLVEQSLGRCCLVTEEIERDLHRSLPEHPAFQNETGIAALRRVLTAYAHRNPRIGYCQSMNILTSVLLLYAKEEEAFWLLVAVCERMLPDYFNRRVIGAQVDQSVFEELIKEHLPELAEHMTDLSALASVSLSWFLTLFLSIMPLESAVSVVDCFFYDGIKAIFQLGLAVLEANAEELCSSKDDGQALMVLSRFLDHIKNEDSPGPPIGSHHAFFSDDQEPYPVTDIADLIRDSYEKFGKQSVEQIEHLRCKHRIRVLQGHEDTTKQNVLRVVIPEVSILPEDLEELYDLFKRAHMMSCYWEHPRPMALRHDPSRPYAEQYRIDAQQFAHLFQLVSPWACGAHTEILAERTFRLLDDNVDQLLEFKAFVSCLDIMYNGELNEKIKLLYRLHIPPALTENDRDSQSPLKNPLLSTSRPLVLGKPNGDTTDYQNQLKQMIKDLAKEKDKTEKELPKMSQREFIQFCKTLYSMFHEAPEENELYQAIATVTTLLLQIGEVGQRGSSGSCSQECGEELQALAPEQDSVFAEAEKTPQAFPGAEGDWTVSLEHILASLLTEQSLVNFFEKPLNIKSKLENAKLNQYSLKVLEMSHSPHPELKLNKL, from the exons GCGCAACGCTGGAGGAGATCAACCAGCACTGGGACTGGCTGGAGCAGAACCTGCTGCACACCCTGTCAGTCTTTGACAACAAAGACGACATCGCCAGCTTCGTCAAGGGGAAGGTGAAG GCGCTGATTGCCGAGGAGACCAGCAGCAGGCTGgcggagcaggaggaggagcccGAGAAGTTCCGGGAAGCCCTGGTGAAGTTCGAGGCCCGGTTCAGCTTCCCCGAGGCAGAGAAGTTGGTCACCTTCTACTCTTGCTGCTGCTGGAAGGGCCGGGTGCCGCGCCAGGGCTGGCTCTACCTCAGCATCAACCACCTCTGCTTCTACTCCTTCTTCCTTGGCAAGGAGC TTAAACTTGTAATCCCCTGGGTGGACGTCCAGAAGCTGGAGCGGACGTCCAACGTCTTCCTCACGGACACCATCAGGGTCACCACTCAGAACAAGGAGCGTGACTTCTCCACCTTCCTGAACCTGGATGAGGTGTTTAAGATCATGGAGCAGCTGGCCGACGTGACGCTCCGGAGGCTGCTGGACAATGAGGTCTTCGACCTGGACCCCGACCTGCAGGAGCCTAGCCAGATCACCAAGAG GGACCTGGAGGCCCGAGCACAGAACGAGTTCTTCAGGGCGTTCTTCCGGCTGCCGAGGAGGGAGAGGCTGCACGCGGTGGTGGAGTGCTCCCTCTGGACGCCCTTCAGTCGCCGCCACACGGCTGGCCGCATGTTCTCCTCCGACAGCTACATCTGCTTTGCCAGCAGAGAGGATGGCTGCTGTAATGTGgtcctccccctgagagag GTGGTCAGCATTGAGAAGATGGAGGACACGAGCCTACTGCCCAACCCCATCATCGTCAGCATCCGCAGCAAGATGGCCTTCCAGTTCATTGAGCTCAAAGACAGGGAGAACTTGGTGGAGGGCCtgctgctgagactgaagcaggtCCACGCCAACCACCCCGCCCGCTATGACGCCTCGCCGAGCGACGACATG GCTTCACCTGTGTTCTATTCAACGAGCATATGCAGTGACAAGTTTGGGGACCTTGAAATGGTGTCTTCTCGGAGCAgcgaggagggggagaaggagaagagccCGCGGCCGCACCCCGAGCCCCTGACCGCCGGCTTCCAGCACTCCGGCAGCCAGAGCCCCGACTCGAGCCTG TCCCGGGAACAGATAAAAATCAGCCTGTGGAACGACCACTTTGCAGAGTACGGTAGGACCGTGTGCATGTTCCGCACCGAGAAGATCCGGAAGCTGGTGGCCATGGGGATCCCTGAGTCGCTGCGTGGAAGGCTGTGGCTGCTTTTCTCAG ACGCCGTGACGGACCTGGCCTCGCACCCCGGGTACTATGGGACTTTGGTGGAGCAGTCGCTGGGGCGGTGCTGCCTGGTGACGGAGGAGATAGAGCGGGACCTGCACCGCTCGCTGCCTGAGCACCCCGCCTTCCAGAACGAAACGGGCATTGCCGCCCTGAGGCGGGTGCTGACAGCCTATGCGCACCGGAACCCCAGGATCGGCTACTGCCAG TCCATGAACATCCTGACCTCTGTGCTGCTGCTCTATGCCAAAGAGGAGGAAGCCTTCTGGCTGCTGGTTGCTGTGTGCGAGCGCATGCTGCCTGATTACTTCAACCGCCGGGTGATCG GGGCTCAGGTGGACCAGTCTGTGTTTGAGGAGCTCATCAAGGAGCACCTCCCCGAGCTGGCGGAGCACATGACCGACCTCTCGGCGCTGGCGTCCGTCTCCCTCTCCTGGTTCCTGACGCTGTTCCTCAGCATCATGCCGCTGGAGAGCGCGGTGAGCGTCGTTGACTGCTTCTTCTACGACGGGATCAAGGCCATCTTCCAGCTGGGGCTGGCTGTGCTGGAAGCCAACGCAGAGGAGCTGTGCAGCAGCAAAGACGACGGGCAGGCCCTGATGGTCCTCAGCAG GTTTCTAGACCACATTAAGAATGAAGACAGCCCGGGGCCCCCCATCGGCAGCCACCACGCCTTTTTCTCCGATGACCAGGAGCCCTACCCCGTGACCGACATTGCAGACCTGATCCGGGACTCCTACGAG AAATTCGGGAAGCAGTCTGTGGAGCAGATCGAGCACCTGCGATGCAAGCACAGGATCCGAGTCCTGCAGGGCCATGAGGACACCACCAAGCAGAACGTG CTCCGTGTCGTTATCCCGGAAGTCTCCATCCTTCCTGAAGACCTGGAGGAACTCTATGACTTGTTCAAG AGAGCACACATGATGAGCTGCTACTGGGAGCACCCGAGGCCCATGGCCCTCCGCCATGACCCCAGCAGGCCCTATGCTGAGCAGTACCGCATCGACGCCCAGCAGTTTGCACACCTGTTTCAGTTGGTATCACCATGGGCCTGCGGGGCCCACACGGAGATCCTCGCGGAGAGGACCTTCAGGCTCCTGGATGACAACGTGGACCAGCTCCTGGAGTTCAAAGCCTTCGTAAGCTGTCTAG ACATTATGTACAACGGAGAACTGAACGAGAAGATTAAGCTGCTGTACAGGCTTCATATCCCTCCAG CCCTCActgaaaatgacagagacagccagTCGCCGCTGAAGAATCCTCTGTTGTCGACCTCAAGACCCCTGGTGCTGGGCAAGCCCAATG GTGACACAACTGATTATCAGAATCAACTGAAACAGATGATTAAGGATTTAGCCAAAGAAAAGGATAAAACGGAGAAAGAGTTGCCCAAAATGAGCCAG AGGGAGTTTATCCAGTTCTGTAAGACTCTGTATAGCATGTTCCACGAAGCCCCAGAGGAGAACGAGCTGTATCAGGCCATCGCCACGGTAACCACGCTGCTGCTGCAGATCGGTGAGGTGGGCCAGCGAGGGAGCTCAGGAAGCTGCTCCCAGGAGTGTGGGGAGGAGCTGCAGGCCTTGGCTCCTGAGCAGGACTCAGTCTTTGCTGAGGCTGAGAAGACGCCACAGGCCTTTCCCGGGGCAGAAGGGGACTGGACTGTGTCCCTTGAACATATCTTAGCATCACTTCTCACTGAGCAGTCACTGGTAAACTTTTTTGAAAAGCCACTCAACATTAAATCCAAACTTGAAAACGCCAAGCTCAATCAGTACAGTCTCAAAGTTCTGGAGATGAGCCACTCGCCACACCCTGAGCTGAAGCTGAATAAGCTGTAG